The following is a genomic window from Buchnera aphidicola (Mindarus japonicus).
GTAAATTTTTTTTTTATCTTTAAATATATAAATTATTTATATATATATTATATTGCATATAAAAAATAATTACATTATTATGGTTAACTATTAATAATTAATTATTAGTTGTTGATTATAGTTAATAAGTTTTTTTTATTATATTTTTCAAAAAAATTAGGTAAAATTAAAAAAAATAAATTTTTATTTAAAAATATTTAATTAAAAAATTGAGTTTTAATAACTAATTATGTTAAAAATTATTAATTTCTAATGAAAAAATATTTTTTGGTTAAACCACACCATTTAAAGTGGTTAGGTTGGGGAGAATTTTTCCCCAGGCGCTATAATTTTCAAATTTATTGAAATTTGGGCGGACCGACGTAATTTTGAAAATTGAAAATAGATATAAAAAATATCTCTAACGCGTTAAAGTCATTAACTTTTATTAGTTCCCGCCTAAGTTCAGGTTATAGTGTCTAGAAAAAACTATATACACAATCTTTATCCGATATTTACACAACCAAAAAGTAAAAGTAAACGACCAGCTTTCATTCGGTATGCAATTAAAAAAGCTTCTCAAATTGATGTTGCTAGAAGTGAAATAAATTATACTATACAACCTATTAACCCAATTACAGGAAATATAGTACCTAGATTTAGAAGATTAAATGAACATAGAGCACGAGCTATGCGTGCTATGGTACAAGCTATGTTATATCATTTTAATATTTCTTCCGAATTAGTAATGGCTTCAATTGAAACTTTATCTGATGAATGTGGTCTTTCGACAACATCTAAAGCAGGAAATAAATCTATTACTAGAGCTTCTAGATTGATTACTGAATTTATGGAACCAATGGGGTATGTAACATGTGAAAAAATTTGGGATAGAATTATGGGTACTTACATTCCTAAAATAATTACTCTAACTCCTTTATTTTTTATGTTATTTGGAATTTCAAAATTCAGATTAGATCAAGTAAAAAAACAGCAATTAAATTGGATTAATGAGAAAAGAATTAAAAAAGGAAGTTTTTTTATAACTTTAATGGAAATTAAAAGAGAAGCTAAAGAACAATATATTAGAAAAATTTTTCAATATAGAAAGTCTAAATATATAATAGAAAAACAAAAAAAAGAAGCTAGAAAAATTATTAGATTAGAAGAAAAAACGGCAAGACAATATATTTTAAATGGATTAGTAAAACGATATTCTTTAGAAGAACTTGTAAAAATGGGATCTATTGAGTTAAAAAAACAAGTTAATTTTGAATATTTTCGATTAAAAAAAATTGCTAATAATATATTGCATAAATAAAATTACATATTAAAAATTAAACATTAAAATTTCTTAGTGCATTTTTTTGCATAGGGGGATTTTTTTTTTTTTTTTTATATTTTTCAAAAAAAATATATTTATTAAAAAATTAAAAAGAATATTTATTAATTTTAAATAATTTTTATTTTTTTTAGTTTTTTTTTATTTTTTTTGAACATATAAATGCAAAAGGATTTAAAAATAAATGCTTTTATAAAATAAATGCAAAATAACAGATAAAACATTAAAACAATAAAAGAATATAAACAGAAGATATTTTTTCATTAAAATTTATTAAAGAAATAATTTTTTAATAAAATTTTTAATTTTAATTGTATGGTATAATTACATCTATAAAATAAAATTTCTTTCTTTACTAATTAATCATAAAATTTTCTAAAAAATAGGATTTATTTAATAATGAAAAAAAAATTTAAAATTGCAATTTTACCCGGAGATGGTATAGGACCGGAAGTTATAAAAGAAACCTATAAAATTATACATGTACTAAATCAATATTTTAATTTAAATATTCAAACTAAAGAATATGATATTGGAGGAATAGGTATAAAAAATCATGGTACAGGATTGCCTAACGAAACCTTAATAGGATGTAAAAAATCTGATGCTATTTTACTAGGATCCGTAGGAGGACCTCAATGGAACCATCTTCCTTTAGATCAACAA
Proteins encoded in this region:
- the repA gene encoding plasmid replication initiator RepA, which encodes MVSRKNYIHNLYPIFTQPKSKSKRPAFIRYAIKKASQIDVARSEINYTIQPINPITGNIVPRFRRLNEHRARAMRAMVQAMLYHFNISSELVMASIETLSDECGLSTTSKAGNKSITRASRLITEFMEPMGYVTCEKIWDRIMGTYIPKIITLTPLFFMLFGISKFRLDQVKKQQLNWINEKRIKKGSFFITLMEIKREAKEQYIRKIFQYRKSKYIIEKQKKEARKIIRLEEKTARQYILNGLVKRYSLEELVKMGSIELKKQVNFEYFRLKKIANNILHK